From Thalassoglobus sp. JC818, one genomic window encodes:
- a CDS encoding FHA domain-containing protein codes for MIAQLIPIDGSTPITLNRSLTIVGRKADLCDLILEHASVSKLHCAVAKTDGLLFIRDLGSTNGTKVNGQKVTRGALLPGDELSFANVRFRVHLGPSPETGAENTGEILESLEIPASDDDGSGELVGVDSETGLPFLSDDLE; via the coding sequence ATGATTGCGCAGCTGATACCGATTGATGGCTCAACACCGATTACACTCAATCGGAGTCTGACCATTGTTGGGCGCAAAGCTGATCTCTGCGATCTGATTCTGGAGCACGCCAGCGTCTCAAAGCTGCATTGTGCTGTCGCTAAAACTGACGGATTGCTTTTCATCCGGGACTTGGGCAGCACCAACGGAACAAAAGTCAACGGCCAGAAAGTCACTCGCGGAGCTCTCTTGCCCGGTGACGAACTCTCGTTTGCGAATGTTCGATTTCGCGTTCACTTAGGGCCAAGCCCGGAAACCGGTGCTGAGAACACGGGCGAAATTCTGGAGTCGCTGGAGATTCCTGCCAGTGATGATGACGGCAGTGGAGAGCTGGTTGGGGTCGATAGCGAAACCGGTCTCCCATTTCTTTCAGATGATCTCGAATAA
- a CDS encoding polyphosphate kinase 2 family protein gives MAMPHRVDPGTDVQLKEIEADGKKLHDDRDAAEKEFKKYRKKIAELQARLYAEERQKLLIVFQAMDAGGKDGTTRAVFEGVNPQGVRVVSFKQPSHRELAHDFLWRIHFAVPPKGMIHVFNRSQYEDVLVVRVRELAPKEIWEPRFEQINQFEKYLSDTGTRILKFYLHITKDEQKERFEERIDIPEKNWKFSKQDLVKRGNWDHYRNAYEDVLSKCSTKHAPWYIIPANQNWYRNWVIAKTICHTLEEMDPQYPEPEDGLDDVVIH, from the coding sequence ATGGCGATGCCGCACCGAGTTGATCCAGGAACAGATGTTCAGCTGAAGGAAATCGAAGCAGATGGCAAGAAGCTGCACGACGACCGTGACGCAGCTGAGAAGGAATTCAAGAAGTATCGAAAGAAGATTGCCGAACTTCAGGCGCGACTTTACGCCGAAGAACGGCAGAAACTGCTGATCGTCTTTCAAGCAATGGATGCTGGCGGCAAAGACGGAACGACTCGGGCTGTCTTTGAGGGGGTCAATCCGCAGGGTGTGCGAGTCGTCTCTTTCAAGCAACCTTCTCACCGTGAACTGGCCCACGACTTTTTGTGGCGCATCCATTTTGCTGTCCCACCAAAGGGGATGATCCACGTCTTCAATCGGTCACAGTACGAAGATGTGCTTGTTGTCCGCGTGAGAGAACTGGCCCCGAAAGAAATCTGGGAGCCACGCTTTGAGCAGATCAATCAGTTCGAAAAATACCTCTCAGACACCGGCACGAGGATTCTCAAATTCTATTTGCACATCACGAAGGATGAGCAGAAGGAACGGTTCGAAGAACGAATCGACATTCCAGAGAAGAACTGGAAGTTCTCAAAACAAGATCTCGTCAAACGCGGAAACTGGGACCACTATCGGAACGCTTACGAAGACGTTCTCTCGAAGTGCTCAACCAAACATGCTCCGTGGTACATCATCCCAGCCAATCAAAACTGGTACCGCAACTGGGTCATTGCAAAGACGATTTGCCACACTCTCGAAGAAATGGACCCGCAATACCCGGAACCAGAGGATGGTCTCGATGACGTCGTCATTCACTAG